One genomic region from Streptomyces sp. NBC_00457 encodes:
- the dprA gene encoding DNA-processing protein DprA, whose amino-acid sequence MNGGDDPADELLARVFLSRVIEPGDEVGGRWVRELGAVEVARVLREGGPQLAGVTDKRWAGLRARAQAAEPRRDLGVAREAGVRFVSPGDAEWPGQLDDLGDVRPLGLWVRGRPSLRIWALRSVAVVGARACTEYGAHMAVTLAAGLAERGWVVVSGGAYGVDGAAHRGALGAGGATVAVLACGVDRPYPRGHTELITRIAEQGLVIGELPPGDHPTPSRFVLRNRVIAALTRGTVVVEAAYRSGSLVTARAAQRLGRFTMGVPGPATSGLSAGVHELLRADAVLVTDAADVVELVGDMGELAPDRRGPVLPRDLLEPGARRVLAALPARRAAAADEIARGAQTTEDDTIARLYELRALGYVERHGDGWKLTRQAMISVRDGRHDR is encoded by the coding sequence GTGAACGGTGGCGACGACCCGGCCGACGAACTGCTCGCCCGTGTCTTCCTCAGTCGCGTCATCGAGCCCGGCGACGAGGTCGGTGGGCGGTGGGTGCGGGAGTTGGGGGCCGTGGAGGTGGCGCGGGTGTTGCGGGAGGGTGGGCCGCAGCTTGCCGGGGTTACCGACAAGCGGTGGGCCGGGTTGCGGGCCAGGGCTCAGGCGGCCGAGCCTCGGCGGGATCTTGGCGTAGCCCGGGAGGCCGGGGTGCGGTTCGTGTCGCCGGGGGATGCCGAGTGGCCTGGGCAGTTGGATGATCTGGGCGATGTCCGGCCGCTGGGGCTGTGGGTGCGTGGGCGGCCCAGCCTGCGCATATGGGCGCTGAGGTCGGTCGCCGTGGTGGGCGCGCGGGCCTGCACGGAGTACGGCGCGCACATGGCCGTCACGCTCGCCGCCGGGCTGGCCGAGCGCGGATGGGTGGTCGTGTCCGGCGGGGCCTACGGAGTGGACGGCGCCGCACACCGCGGTGCCCTCGGCGCCGGCGGTGCCACCGTCGCCGTACTCGCCTGCGGAGTCGACCGGCCCTACCCGCGCGGCCACACCGAGTTGATCACCCGGATCGCCGAACAGGGGCTGGTGATCGGCGAGTTGCCGCCCGGTGATCATCCGACGCCGAGCAGATTCGTGCTGCGGAACAGAGTGATCGCCGCGCTCACCCGGGGCACCGTGGTCGTGGAGGCCGCCTATCGGAGTGGATCGCTGGTCACGGCACGGGCCGCGCAGCGGCTGGGGCGGTTCACGATGGGCGTACCCGGGCCGGCCACCAGCGGACTCTCGGCCGGGGTGCACGAACTTCTGCGCGCGGACGCCGTGCTGGTCACCGACGCCGCGGATGTCGTGGAGCTGGTCGGTGACATGGGCGAGCTGGCCCCGGACCGGCGAGGTCCCGTGCTGCCGCGGGACCTGCTGGAACCGGGCGCCCGCCGGGTGCTGGCCGCCCTGCCCGCCCGCCGTGCCGCGGCGGCGGACGAGATCGCGCGCGGCGCGCAGACGACGGAGGACGACACGATCGCGAGACTGTACGAACTCCGAGCACTTGGTTACGTCGAACGACACGGCGATGGCTGGAAGTTGACACGCCAGGCAATGATCTCCGTCCGTGACGGTCGGCACGACCGCTGA
- a CDS encoding YifB family Mg chelatase-like AAA ATPase: protein MGFARTCSVALVGVEGVVVEVQADLEPGVAAFTLVGLPDKSLTESRDRVRAAVVNSGAEWPAKKLTVGLSPASVPKAGSGFDLAVACAVLGAAERIDPRVLADIVMIGELGLDGRVRPVRGILPAVLAAADAGYEQVVVPECAAAEATLVPGVSVLGVRSLRQLIAVLADEPVPEEEPEEQGRPDPLLAGLRVPGTGAATGMHSMGTAQPDHGHDLADVVGQISARTAVEVAAAGGHHLFLEGPPGAGKTMLAERLPAILPPLSRQESLEVTAVHSVAGLLPPGKPLIDVAPYCAPHHSATMQALVGGGASIARPGAVSLSHRGVLFLDETPEFSSQALDGLRQPLEAGHVVIARSAGVVRFPAKFQMVLAANPCPCGRFSVKDDFCDCPPSSIRRYQARLSGPLLDRVDLRVEVDRVTRAQLTERGARGESTATVADRVRGARERAAARLAGTPWRTNSEVPGRELRSRWFAARGAMDEAERNLERGVLTARGLDRVLRVAWTVADLLGHDRPDATDVALALQLRTGVPRGVPMAIGAMT from the coding sequence ATGGGGTTCGCTCGTACGTGCTCGGTGGCACTGGTCGGCGTCGAGGGCGTCGTCGTCGAGGTCCAGGCCGACCTGGAACCCGGGGTCGCCGCGTTCACGCTGGTGGGGTTGCCGGACAAGAGCCTGACGGAGAGTCGGGATCGGGTTCGGGCTGCGGTGGTGAATTCGGGAGCGGAGTGGCCCGCCAAGAAGCTGACGGTGGGGCTCAGCCCGGCGTCGGTGCCGAAGGCGGGCAGCGGCTTCGATCTGGCCGTCGCATGTGCCGTTCTCGGCGCCGCCGAACGGATCGATCCACGAGTGCTCGCCGACATCGTGATGATCGGGGAGCTGGGGCTGGACGGCAGGGTGCGCCCGGTGCGGGGCATCCTGCCCGCCGTACTGGCCGCGGCCGACGCGGGCTATGAGCAGGTGGTCGTGCCCGAGTGCGCCGCCGCCGAGGCCACCTTGGTGCCCGGCGTGTCCGTACTGGGTGTGCGCAGCCTGCGCCAGTTGATCGCCGTTCTCGCCGACGAGCCCGTGCCGGAGGAGGAACCGGAGGAACAAGGCCGCCCCGACCCACTCCTGGCCGGCCTGCGCGTACCCGGCACAGGTGCGGCCACGGGCATGCACAGCATGGGCACCGCGCAGCCCGATCACGGCCATGACCTCGCCGATGTCGTCGGCCAGATCTCGGCGCGTACGGCAGTGGAGGTCGCCGCGGCGGGCGGCCACCACCTGTTCCTCGAAGGGCCGCCCGGCGCGGGGAAGACCATGCTCGCGGAGCGGCTGCCCGCCATCCTGCCCCCGCTCAGCCGGCAGGAGTCGCTGGAGGTCACGGCGGTGCACTCGGTGGCGGGTCTGCTGCCGCCGGGCAAACCCCTGATCGACGTCGCCCCGTATTGCGCCCCGCACCACTCGGCGACGATGCAGGCGCTCGTCGGTGGCGGCGCCTCCATTGCCCGGCCCGGTGCGGTGTCGCTCTCCCACCGGGGCGTGCTCTTTTTGGACGAGACGCCCGAGTTCAGCAGTCAGGCCCTGGACGGCCTGCGGCAGCCGCTGGAAGCGGGGCACGTCGTGATCGCGCGCAGCGCCGGCGTCGTACGCTTCCCGGCGAAGTTCCAGATGGTGCTCGCGGCCAACCCCTGCCCCTGCGGGCGCTTCTCCGTGAAGGACGACTTCTGCGACTGCCCGCCGTCGTCGATCCGCCGCTACCAGGCCAGGCTGTCCGGCCCCCTCCTGGACCGGGTGGACCTCCGGGTCGAGGTGGACCGCGTCACGAGGGCACAGCTGACCGAGCGCGGCGCCCGGGGCGAATCCACTGCGACGGTCGCCGACCGGGTGCGCGGCGCCAGGGAGCGGGCGGCGGCCCGCCTGGCCGGCACTCCATGGCGCACCAACAGCGAAGTCCCCGGACGTGAGCTGCGCAGCCGATGGTTCGCCGCCCGCGGCGCCATGGACGAAGCGGAACGGAACCTCGAGCGGGGCGTACTCACCGCTCGCGGACTGGACCGTGTGCTGCGCGTCGCCTGGACCGTCGCCGACCTCCTCGGCCACGACCGGCCCGATGCGACGGACGTCGCCCTGGCCCTGCAACTGCGCACCGGGGTGCCCCGCGGCGTGCCCATGGCCATCGGGGCCATGACGTGA
- a CDS encoding YraN family protein: protein MTVGAGGGADMNARGGLGRYGEDLAARRLAAVGMTVLERNWRCGRTGEIDIVARDGDVLVVCEVKTRRAGPFEHPMAAITPAKTDRLRRLAERWVQEHGGAPPGGVRIDLIGVVLPRRGAAVVEHARGVA from the coding sequence GTGACGGTTGGCGCCGGAGGTGGTGCCGACATGAACGCACGAGGTGGACTCGGCAGGTACGGCGAAGACCTGGCCGCACGGCGACTGGCCGCGGTCGGGATGACGGTCCTGGAGCGCAACTGGCGCTGTGGACGCACAGGTGAGATCGACATCGTGGCGAGGGACGGCGACGTCCTGGTGGTCTGCGAGGTGAAGACCCGCAGGGCCGGGCCCTTCGAGCATCCGATGGCGGCGATCACGCCCGCCAAGACCGATCGCCTGCGCCGTCTGGCGGAACGCTGGGTGCAGGAACACGGAGGAGCCCCGCCGGGAGGCGTCCGCATCGACCTCATCGGAGTCGTCCTGCCCCGCCGCGGCGCCGCCGTCGTCGAGCACGCGCGGGGGGTGGCCTGA